In Verrucomicrobiia bacterium, the genomic stretch GCGACGCAGCGATTTCAGGGATCGAGTACGAGACATTTCAGAAGATGGCGGAGCATCAGTTCCAACTGTTGTTCGACCAGATGGAACGGCAATGGCCAATTGAGTCCGTACGCCTCGTTCACAGGGTGGGCATGGTCCGAGTGAATGAACCTTCGCTGTGGGTGGAAATCATTGCCCCGCACCGCGGCGAGGGGTTTGCCGCATGCCAGTGGCTGATCGACGAGATGAAGCGTGTCGTGCCGATCTGGAAGAACCCGCGATGAAAATCACGCGCGCGGCAATCGGCCGTTCAGCACTGCGCAAAGGGCGGCGGCATCAGGCGCCTGCTCGATGCTTTGCCGGAATTCCTCGTGCATGATCTGGCGCGCGAGCGACGAAATGATCTTCATGTGTGCGGAGGCGCCGTCCAGGTCACGGATTACAATCAGCATCAGCGTCTGCACGGGTTTGTCGTCAGTAGATCCCCATTCCACGGGCTGCCGCAGGCGCAGGAGCACGAGTGAATTGGCCTGGATGCTGGTGGTCTTGCAGTGCGGAATGGCAAAGCCGTGGCCAAACCCTGTGGAATAGCTGTTCTCCCGCTCCCACACTGCAGCTTCCAGCGCACGGGGTTGTTCGGTGCGCCCGGTAATATACAACAGGTCGACCGCACGCTTGATCGCCTCCTCCTTCGTCAGCGCATCGACGTCCACCACGACAAGGTCCTCCGCGAGCAACGGCGCGGAGTGCTGCACAAAAAAATCCTCCAGCAAGGCAGTGACTTCCGCAACCGTGCGGCATCGCAATGCTTCGGCGAGCAACCGTTCGCATTCCGATTTTTCAAAGCGAGCGAGTTCCGCCTTGAGCCCGGCGATGAAAGGGGCCGACACGCTGACCTCGTTGATACCGAGCCCGACCAGCAACGGCAGGGCACGTTTCAAGCCACCCATTTCCCCGCACAGGCCAATCCATTTCCCGTGGGCTCGTGCCTTGCTGGCGATTTCGTTGAGCAGGCGCAGAAAGGCGGGCTGGAGCGGATTGTAAAGGGTCGCCACCTGCGCATTCGTTCGATCGACCGCCATGAAATACTGCAGCAGGTCGTTGGAACCGATGCTGAAGAAATCAACCTGCTCGCTGAGATCCTGGATGATGAAAGCGGATGAGGGAACCTCGAGCATCACGCCCAGCCGCATTTCCCGATCGAAGCGTTTTCCTTCAGCGAGGCACCGCTCCTGTTCCTCGGAAATAACCTGCTTCACCCAAAGAACTTCTTCCATCGCCGCGACCATAGGAATCATCACCCGCAGGGGGCCATGCGCGGACGCGCGCACCAGGGCGCGAATCTGCGTGCGGAACAGGTCTTCAAATCCTGGATACATCCGCACCGCGCGATAGCCGAGAAAAGGATTCTGCTCGAGTGCCAGGTTCAGATAGGCCAGCGGCTTGTCGCCGCCAATATCCATCGTACGAATAATAACTGGACGGCCATCAGCGGTTTCCAGCACGCGATGATAAATTTGAAACTGTTCCGCTTCATCGGGCGGACTGACCCGGTCCAGGAAGAGCATCTCAGTTCGGAACAGGCCGATGCCTTCTGCTCCCGAGACAAACGCCCGCTCGGCTTCTTCAACAGTCGCAATGTTCGCGGCCATTTCGATCGGATGTCCGTCAAGCGTCCTGGCGGGGCGCACGCTGAACCCCCGCAGCACCGCTTCACGCCCATCGAGACGCTCCCGTTCCATCGCATAGTAGCGCCGCGCCGTGTGTGTCAGCTTCGTGACAAGCACGCCGAGGTCGGCATCCAGAACCGCTTCGCAATGATCAGCAAGGCTCGCGTCCACGCGTTCAACATTGGTCAAAGTCGGGATTCCAAACGAGCGCGCCAGGATCACAGTGTGCGAAGTCGTTCCCGTTTCAGCGAGCACAAGGCCGCGCACGAGGCACGGATCCAGGGCGAGAAACTGGCAGGGGGTCAACGCGTCGGCGACGACAATGGAATCCTGCGACAACGTGAGTGAACGATGCGCAACGGCGCTTACATACACGCGTTGCAGCAACTGGCTGCAGACGTCCTTGATGTCCAGCGCGCGCTCCCGCAGCAGCGGATTGTCACTGGCCCAGAACAATTGCGAGAAATGCGATTCGGCATCCGCGATGGCTCCCGCAGCCGTGCGGCGGCGTTTCGCAACGGCTTCGAAGAGGCAGGCGCGGAATTCCTCGTCGCGCGCAAAGGCGCGGTGTGCGATCAGCAGCTCGGTTTCAACTGTCCGGCCCGCGATTGCGGCACGGCGGCTGTACCATTCGATCAGTTCTTCGAGTCCGCGGGCAATCCGTTGCTGTTCCTTCTCGACGTCCTGCACTCCATCGGTTGCCAGTCCATCGGGCAGGGTGAAGCCCGCGACGCGCACGATCGCGCCATGCGCGATCCCGGGAACCATCGGAACGCCGCGGCGCAGCGTCGTGCCGCTGCGAGCCAGGCAGGGCGGGACGCGCCATTCGCCATCCGCCGCGGGCGTTGCCGGGACGGTGGCCTCCTGGCGGGGGAGCGTATTGCGGATGAATGAGCCGAGCACAGCCAT encodes the following:
- a CDS encoding molybdenum cofactor biosynthesis protein MoaE; the protein is MKRNLTITTDAIDEARLVASRSMSAGMGAALYFVGVVRGHEGDAAISGIEYETFQKMAEHQFQLLFDQMERQWPIESVRLVHRVGMVRVNEPSLWVEIIAPHRGEGFAACQWLIDEMKRVVPIWKNPR
- the ptsP gene encoding phosphoenolpyruvate--protein phosphotransferase; this encodes MSLDFSFSCPLPNGVHARPASALEEVARGFSSEVTLLNQRTGQSANAKSILSLVGADIRFSDPCLLKVAGMDEQRAMAVLGSFIRNTLPRQEATVPATPAADGEWRVPPCLARSGTTLRRGVPMVPGIAHGAIVRVAGFTLPDGLATDGVQDVEKEQQRIARGLEELIEWYSRRAAIAGRTVETELLIAHRAFARDEEFRACLFEAVAKRRRTAAGAIADAESHFSQLFWASDNPLLRERALDIKDVCSQLLQRVYVSAVAHRSLTLSQDSIVVADALTPCQFLALDPCLVRGLVLAETGTTSHTVILARSFGIPTLTNVERVDASLADHCEAVLDADLGVLVTKLTHTARRYYAMERERLDGREAVLRGFSVRPARTLDGHPIEMAANIATVEEAERAFVSGAEGIGLFRTEMLFLDRVSPPDEAEQFQIYHRVLETADGRPVIIRTMDIGGDKPLAYLNLALEQNPFLGYRAVRMYPGFEDLFRTQIRALVRASAHGPLRVMIPMVAAMEEVLWVKQVISEEQERCLAEGKRFDREMRLGVMLEVPSSAFIIQDLSEQVDFFSIGSNDLLQYFMAVDRTNAQVATLYNPLQPAFLRLLNEIASKARAHGKWIGLCGEMGGLKRALPLLVGLGINEVSVSAPFIAGLKAELARFEKSECERLLAEALRCRTVAEVTALLEDFFVQHSAPLLAEDLVVVDVDALTKEEAIKRAVDLLYITGRTEQPRALEAAVWERENSYSTGFGHGFAIPHCKTTSIQANSLVLLRLRQPVEWGSTDDKPVQTLMLIVIRDLDGASAHMKIISSLARQIMHEEFRQSIEQAPDAAALCAVLNGRLPRA